The Solanum lycopersicum chromosome 6, SLM_r2.1 genome has a window encoding:
- the LOC101250027 gene encoding uncharacterized protein encodes MGSNFTSALKVPRNDGFISTIKIGNGTGKSRLSVRSVSVRSCFVSILISPDIDWFGPVSGQDLPSDNDNDNDIDNYTDTPTFDDDDDETEPPTTTNTHSPAPFRCSAPVPPVHPRPKVSSLFGNNLHHEENVIYGRFAFTTSEHGIYLVCFRMYSHVLGNKSVAISLQWKIGIDAKDWDSIARKEKIQVHNDITLLPVPISVPLL; translated from the exons ATGGGTTCAAACTTCACTTCAGCATTGAAGGTTCCTAGAAATGATGGGTTCATATCTACG ATTAAGATTGGCAACGGAACCGGTAAGTCCCGGTTATCTGTCCGGTCTGTTTCGGTTCGGTCTTGTTTCGTTTCGATACTGATTAGTCCCGATATAGACTGGTTCGGTCCAGTTTCAGGACAG GATTTGCctagtgataatgataatgataatgatattgataattatactgATACACctacttttgatgatgatgatgatgaaactgaGCCACCTACGACTACTAATACTCACAGTCCCGCTCCCTTTCGTTGTTCTGCCCCTGTTCCTCCCGTACATCCTAGGCCTAAG GTTTCATCACTATTTGGAAACAACCTCCACCATGAAGAAAACGTCATTTATGGTCGATTTGCTTTTACAACATCTGAGCATGGAATCTATTTGGTGTGCTTTCGGATGTATAGTCATGTCCTAGGTAATAAAAGTGTGGCTATTTCTCTTCAGTGGAAAATTGGAATTGATGCCAAGGATTGGGATTCAATTGCTCGGAAAGAAAAGATACAAGTACACAATGACATTACCCTCCTCCCGGTGCCAATCTCAGTGCCCTTACTGTAA
- the LOC101258075 gene encoding transmembrane emp24 domain-containing protein p24delta3-like, which translates to MKLMNVLKLLVVATMAMTAAEAIWLELPSSGAKCVYEEIRNNVVVLVNYAVIVDNEPDKPKFIPDISLKVISPFGNKLHHEENVTRGKFGFTTTEPGYYMTCFFMNSQAPNGKSVHIGLDWKTGIAAKDWDSIARKEKIQDIELVLMKFQAWVQAIHEKIVYLEKREEEMSEVSERTNAAVAVFSGMSLSLCILAAATQIWYLKRFFRKKKLI; encoded by the exons ATGAAGTTGATGAATGTATTAAAATTACTTGTGGTGGCGACTATGGCGATGACGGCGGCAGAAGCGATATGGCTAGAATTGCCCAGTTCAGGGGCTAAATGTGTGTATGAAGAAATCCGTAATAACGTCGTCGTTTTGGTTAATTACGCTGTCATTGTTGACAATGAGCCCGACAAACCTAAATTTATTCCCGATATCTCCCTTAAG GTTATATCACCATTTGGAAACAAGCTCCACCATGAAGAAAATGTCACTCGTGGTAAATTTGGTTTTACAACGACTGAGCCTGGATACTATATGACGTGCTTTTTCATGAATAGTCAAGCTCCTAACGGTAAAAGTGTACATATTGGTCTTGACTGGAAAACTGGGATTGCTGCCAAGGATTGGGATTCGATTGCTCGAAAAGAAAAGATACAA GATATTGAACTTGTGCTGATGAAATTCCAGGCATGGGTGCAAGCCATCCATGAAAAAATAGTCTATCTAGAAAAGAG GGAGGAAGAAATGAGTGAAGTGAGTGAGAGAACGAATGCAGCTGTGGCGGTGTTCAGTGGAATGTCCCTTAGTCTCTGCATATTGGCTGCAGCTACGCAAATATGGTATTTGAAGCGCTTCTTTAGGAAGAAAAAActcatataa
- the LOC101249739 gene encoding transmembrane emp24 domain-containing protein p24delta4-like yields MKLMKVLKLILVVVTMAMTMAEALWLEMPSSGAKCVYEEIRNNVVVLVEYAIVGINEQNQYSFIRDLISLKVTSPFGKILHHENNVTNGEFGFTTTEPGNYMACFFMNSQTPDGKAVHIGLDWKIGIAAKDWYSIARKEKIQDIELVLMKFQAWVQSIREKLIYMKKREEEMSEVSERTNAAVAWFSGMSLSLCILAAATQIWVTELVQQVVSHKESQVGIDSLYQCLLSQTHPCTFA; encoded by the exons atgaaGTTGATGAAggtattaaaattaattttggtgGTGGTGACGATGGCGATGACAATGGCGGAAGCGTTATGGCTAGAAATGCCGAGTTCAGGGGCTAAATGTGTGTATGAAGAAATCCGTAATAACGTCGTCGTTTTGGTTGAGTATGCTATTGTTGGTATCAATGAGCAGAATCAATATAGTTTTATTCGCGATTTGATCTCCCTTAAG GTTACATCACCATTTGGAAAAATTCTCCACCATGAAAATAATGTTACAAATGGTGAATTTGGTTTTACAACGACTGAGCCTGGAAACTATATGGCGTGCTTTTTCATGAATAGCCAAACTCCTGATGGTAAAGCTGTACATATTGGTCTTGACTGGAAAATTGGGATTGCTGCCAAGGATTGGTACTCAATTGCTCGAAAAGAAAAGATACAA GACATTGAACTTGTGCTGATGAAATTCCAGGCATGGGTGCAATCCATCCGTGAAAAATTAATctatatgaagaagag GGAAGAAGAAATGAGTGAAGTGAGTGAGAGAACGAATGCAGCTGTGGCATGGTTCAGTGGAATGTCCCTTAGTCTCTGCATATTGGCTGCAGCCACGCAAATATG GGTGACTGAATTGGTGCAGCAGGTGGTATCTCATAAGGAAAGTCAGGTCGGGATTGATTCTCTCTATCAATGCCTTCTAAGCCAAACTCATCCCTGTACATTTGCCTAG